The following coding sequences lie in one Musa acuminata AAA Group cultivar baxijiao chromosome BXJ1-8, Cavendish_Baxijiao_AAA, whole genome shotgun sequence genomic window:
- the LOC103994594 gene encoding FCS-Like Zinc finger 2, protein MGSQRSQAPPVPPHLRLPASSPQRPLRHQETRKQTPVRRQQERKTSERLKLMESSSFSCSSSSSASSSASDLEAGRAAPYNSAGAAAGSRSPKARFFCDGLDDEEPHHFLDSCFLCGKPLAGNRDIFMYRGDLPFCSEECRQEQIEMDESKEQNRKVPPKASSSSKDSSKGGTATGPSKSHKVHVRAGTAVVAG, encoded by the exons ATGGGCTCGCAGCGCTCCCAGGCACCACCCGTG CCACCTCACTTGCGTCTCCCCGCCTCCTCCCCACAGCGCCCTCTGCGCCATCAAGAAACAAGGAAACAAACACCTGTACGGCGACAACAGGAGAGAAAGACCTCCGAACGCCTCAAGCTGATGgagtcctcttccttctcttgttcttcttcctcctccgcctcttcTTCTGCTTCTGATCTCGAGGCTGGACGCGCTGCTCCTTATAATTCCGCCGGAGCGGCAGCGGGATCTCGGTCGCCCAAGGCCAGGTTCTTCTGCGACGGCCTCGACGACGAGGAGCCGCACCACTTCTTGGACTCGTGCTTCCTCTGCGGCAAGCCTCTTGCCGGCAACCGCGACATCTTCATGTACAG AGGGGATTTGCCGTTCTGTAGCGAGGAGTGCCGGCAGGAGCAGATCGAGATGGATGAAAGCAAGGAGCAGAACCGGAAGGTCCCCCCCAAGGCTTCTTCTTCCAGCAAGGACTCGAGCAAGGGTGGCACTGCCACCGGCCCATCCAAGTCCCACAAGGTCCACGTTAGGGCCGGCACCGCCGTGGTTGCAGGCTAA